TTGCGGGGAGTCGACTCATCCGACACGTTGCCAACCGTGACGCACGTCTGGCGCGCGTTCACCATTGGAGCCAGAAGGAGCATGATCGCGACGGCCCCTACGACTCGAGACAACAGGCCTGTCCTCGATACGGCCACCACAAACCAAGTGATCATCGAACGCCTCCTTTGCAACCCGCATCACTCTGGGCGTCGTCACGGAACCCGTCAAGTCGCCTTTTCTCCTACAGATGGTCAGACCGTGAGAACGTCAGGGATTGCCGACCAGCTGCCGCCCCACTTCCGGCCGCTGCTGACGGACGCCAGGACGATCTACGACCTGCAGGCGGTCGGCCGTGAGGCCGCCGCGTTTCTGATGGGAATCGAAGTCGGGCGCCGGATGGAGCGGCAGTACCTCGACCCCGGCGCCCGGGTCAGACCGGCGGCGCCAGGAAGTAGTACGGGGGCGTGATATCGCGATGGCAGCACTCGCAGGATGCCGGCCAGCGCAGCGGACGGTCCGCCCTGACGAACGTGCCAACTACTGGCATGCGCGCCCCTCTCCGGCAGGAAAGCATCGCGAGGACCGAGAAGGAGGGGCAGGAAGGACAGCGCCGGCCGCCGTTGCAAATCCGTTGCAAATCGGCGGCGCGGCGCTTTGTCGTGGAGAGTGGAAACTGCGAGATTCCTCAGAAAATCGTGGTGACCCGGGTGGGGATCGAACCCACGACCCTGTGATTAAAAGTCACATGCTCTACCACTGAGCTACCAGGTCACGCAGCCTGCGATCGTAGCACGATCGAAAATGCGCGGCCCGCTTGCCGCTTCCCGGTCCCCGATCAGCACGGGATCTCGATCGTGCCGCACTGGAGCCCCGGCGGCGAATTCTGCGGCACCGGTTGATCGCCGGTCGCACCCCACCGGACGTACTGCGGTCCGCTGCCGCTCGGCAGGATGTACCAGTACCCGTCCGACGGACGGAAGAACGCCGGGTCCGTCCGGCCGTCGCCGTTGTAGTCGCCGATGACGGGCAGGTCCGCCGGGCCGCCGCCCCACGAGATGTAGTGCGGGCGGTACTGCCCTGCGTTCGACAGCAGGATGTACCAGAAGCCGTCGGCGCGGCGGAAGAACGCGACATCCGTGATGCGGTCGCCGTCGTAGTCGCCCGGCACCGGTTCGTCCGTGCCGCCGGGCTGCCCCCACAGGATCTCTCTCGTGAGGCCGCTCGCGCTCAGCGTGAGATGCCACATGCCGGTGCGCGGACGGTAGAACGCCGGATCCGCTTTGCCGTCGCCGTCGTAGTCGCCGGGCGTGGCGCGATCCGCGACGGTGCCCCAGTAGACGTAGCGCGCCGCGCCGGTGGCGCTCTCGATGATGTACCAGAAGCCGTCGCCCGGATTGAAGAACGCGATGTCGGTCCGGCCGTCGCCGTCGTAGTCGGCGGCCACCTGCGTGTGCGTGAAGTTGCCCCAGAGCACGTAATGCGGCTGGCCCGTCGCGCTGTGCGTGATGTACCAGTAGCCGTCCGGGGGACAGAAGAACGCGAAGTCGGCGCGCCGGTCGCCGTCGTAGTCGCCCGGTGCGGGTTGATCGGTGAACGGCGTGCCCCAGTACGCCTGCGTCTCGCCGCCGTCGGAGCTGCGCAGGATGTGCCAGACGCTGGTCGACGGGCGGAACACGGCGACGTCCGTCCGGCCGTCGCCGTCGAAATCCGCGGGGGCGAGCGGCTGCCGCTGCGCGAGGGGACGATCGCTCGTCAGCACCGCGATCGCCGCCGCGAGGATCAGGCCGAGCGGCACCGTCGCTGTCTGCGCGCGCGATGGTGTCATGCGCGGCAGTATACGGCGCCGGCACCTCAACCGGCGATCGAGGACGGGGAATCAGCGATCGGGAACGGGGCGTCTCGCCGCGGCAAGTCTCACGAAGGCCGAGGACTGCCGGAC
This genomic interval from Vicinamibacterales bacterium contains the following:
- a CDS encoding VCBS repeat-containing protein, encoding MTPSRAQTATVPLGLILAAAIAVLTSDRPLAQRQPLAPADFDGDGRTDVAVFRPSTSVWHILRSSDGGETQAYWGTPFTDQPAPGDYDGDRRADFAFFCPPDGYWYITHSATGQPHYVLWGNFTHTQVAADYDGDGRTDIAFFNPGDGFWYIIESATGAARYVYWGTVADRATPGDYDGDGKADPAFYRPRTGMWHLTLSASGLTREILWGQPGGTDEPVPGDYDGDRITDVAFFRRADGFWYILLSNAGQYRPHYISWGGGPADLPVIGDYNGDGRTDPAFFRPSDGYWYILPSGSGPQYVRWGATGDQPVPQNSPPGLQCGTIEIPC